A genomic region of Prionailurus bengalensis isolate Pbe53 chromosome D1, Fcat_Pben_1.1_paternal_pri, whole genome shotgun sequence contains the following coding sequences:
- the LOC122484237 gene encoding LOW QUALITY PROTEIN: olfactory receptor 2AT4-like (The sequence of the model RefSeq protein was modified relative to this genomic sequence to represent the inferred CDS: deleted 2 bases in 1 codon) — protein sequence MEATTCNGSVDGSPVFYLVGIPSLPETFFLPMFFIFLLFYLLILMGNALILVAVVAEPSLHKPMYFFLINLSTLDILFTTTTVPKMLSLFLLGDHFLSFPACLLQMYLFQGFTCSEAFILVVMAYDRYVAICRPLHYPVHMTPQTNASLAACAWLTALLLPIPAVVKTSQMAYNNIAQIYHCFCDHLALVQASCSDTMPQTLMGFCIAMVVSFLPLLLVLLSYAHILASVLRISSREGRSKAFSTCSSHLLVVGTYYSSIAIAYVAYRADLPLDFHIMGNVAYSILTPILNPLIYTLRNKDVKAAIMKIISQDPVRDKSP from the exons ATGGAGGCCACAACTTGTAATGGATCAGTGGATGGATCACCAGTCTTCTATCTGGTGGGAATCCCCTCTTTGCCAGAGACCTTCTTCCTCcctatgttttttattttcctcctcttctatctTCTCATCCTTATGGGAAATGCCCTGATCCTGGTGGCTGTGGTGGCAGAGCCCAGCCTCCACAagcccatgtacttcttcctgatCAATCTCTCTACTCTGGACATTCTCTTCACCACAACCACTGTCCCCAAGATGCTGTCCTTATTCCTGCTTGGAGACCACTTCCTCAGCTTCCCTGCTTGCTTATTGCAAATGTACCTCTTCCAAGGCTTCACATGTTCAGAAGCCTTCATCTTGGTGgtcatggcctatgaccgctatgtggctATCTGCCGCCCACTGCACTACCCTGTCCACATGACCCCACAGACCAATGCTTCACTGGCAGCCTGTGCCTGGCTTACCGCCCTCCTCCTGCCCATCCCAGCAGTAGTCAAGACCTCCCAGATGGCATATAACAACATTGCTCAGATCTACCATTGTTTCTGTGATCATTTAGCTCTGGTTCAGGCTTCCTGCTCTGACACCATGCCCCAGACCCTCATGGGCTTCTGTATTGCTATGGTGGTatccttcctgccccttctcctggTGCTTCTTTCCTATGCCCACATCCTGGCCTCGGTGCTTCGCATCAGCTCCCGAGAAGGACGCTCAAAAGCCTTCTCCACCTGCAGCTCCCACCTCCTGGTGGTTGGCACCTACTATTCATCCATTGCCATAGCCTATGTGGCCTACAGGGCTGACTTGCCGCTCGACTTCCACATCATGGGCAATGTAGCATATTCTATTCTCACACCAATCCTCAACCCTCTCATTTACACTCTGAGAAACAAGGATGTCAAGGCAGCCATTATGAAAATC ATCTCTCAAGACCCAGTCCGGGATAAGAGCCCTTGA